The DNA region gtgtaagATTTATATAATGTGATCAGTCCCAAGGCATCTAAAGTCTTTAATCTTTTTCTGTAGATCTGTAACTGGTTCATAAATGCCCGGCGGAGGCTCCTGCCAGACCTGCTCAGGAAAGACGGCAAAGACCCCACTCAGTTTACAATGTCACGGCGCACTAGCAAACCAGACAGATCTGCCTCCCCGGAATGCCCCACCTCTTCGGCCCGCCCCTCTGTTATTTGCCCTGCCCCCACTTTGGATTTGAGGCTGTTGGGTAACACTGCAACGGCAATTTTGGCCGGAGCCGGCTGCTTGCCATCATCAGGAAACCAAGATGGCATTCAGGCTCTGATGCAGCTGGACACTCGAGGTCTGCTTAGACGGGAAGGTCTAACCGGAGACCAGTACCTGACGACCATCCCACTAACTTCTACCTTTGTCCCAACCCTGGGAGCGGTGAGCCCGACTGGGCTCCTGTTCAACACACCTCCGCCTACCCCACCGGAGCTTTGCCCTCAAGATTTCAGCGATCTGAAGCTTCTGGTAGACGCGGCCCTGCAGCGAGCGGCCGAGCAAGAAATCAGTCagcaaaaagaacaaacaatGCAGCAACCAAGCGAAAGTTCAAGAGCGATCGTACAGAATTGCAATTCGGAGACACCTTCAAGGGACGAATCCAATGTTGCACCGAGCTTAACGGAGAACGCAGTATTGCCAGTGTCGGTTCCCGTCATGAGCCATGCTTTTCCAGGCCTTCCCGTCGATCTAAGCAAAGCTGGTGTCTCCGATGCGGAATCTGGAAGCATTGCGTCTTCTGGGATGTGGAGCGTCCGACAACCCGGTCCTCCTGCGGATGTGGTATCACACACATGGGTTTCGCAGTACACACGTAATACGGAAgcggttaactaaaactaaaactctaGCAGACCAGCTCACGTTAGACTCCATTTGTTTGCTAATTTTTGTTAGAAAACACTTGAGCAGATGGAAAACTGCCTCCCCAAATGGTTGTCATGGATGTCACTTTgggagattcaggagtgaagcttctCTACaccacaatatattttaaaacgtttACCTTTTTAACTACATGAAGTTTATGGGCATGCATAAAGTGCTCTTTGAAAAAGAATCCAGTATTTCAGACTCTGGGATCTTCAAGACCAGGTGGAGGTCCTTTCTGGCAAAATATTTCTATGTGCAAACACCAGCAAACTTCAAGCCTTGCAACTCAGGTTTACAGCCAAgagattttcatttaaacatttgttaTTGAAGTGGCCTTGCATTGTTTTCGATAAAGAAGCTCCACATATGGTTGCTCTTGCCTGTTAGCATCAGTATATTCACATATAGCATGTGTGCATGCTTTACTTCTTTGAGATCAGTGAATGCAAAGACCAGCATGCATTGTAAAAAATTATCAGAGATTGGCAATCAAAATGCTTTCTTGGATTAAATACTTTGCTTCGAATTTTCCTGAAAGCCACTGCTGACCAAGCCTCTACTTCAACAACTTTAGCTTTAAAAGTCTTTCCCAATAGTGTTTGTAAGTTGTCATATCTCCTGCACTTTATAGTCTCGTCGTTATGCTAGGACCGTCTGTCTGGTCTTAGAGTAAGGTCAGAGTGCTCTCTAATGTGCCGTGACGTATGTCTGTCATGAAATGGATCGTACTGCAGAGAATCATCCCTTACGTCTTGTGTCTGTCTGAGATGTGGGAGGGAGGTCATCTCAAAGACGGAGCCACCATTGATTTTCTTCACTTCTCATGAAACGTGATCGTAGGGCTGTAActttattttttgctgaaaagATTATTGTTCTGACAGTATTGTTGGGGTAATGTAGATTATCAGCATTAATTATTGTGATTAGCACggatgtgttagtgagaataagcaAATTTATTGGAAAGACTGAaacatatttttctctttatGCTAAGTGTTATGCATTTCCAACATGAATTTAAAGTCTGTTCGTACCTCTCTGAGATAAACTCAAGTAGTGCTTTCTCTATCATAATCTGTGAATGTATCTagagaactaacaaatattatttagaaaTGACCGAAAATTCGTTCCAGTGATTTTATGAGCTATTACCtctgtttctttctgtttttggACACTAGAGATCCTAGATGCATTATGATTTTATGCTTGTAGTTTCAATGAAACTGAGAATGTGTACAGATACATCTTTCTAACCTCATAGTATTTTTATAAAGCGGTTCACGTAATTTCAATTTCTCACAAACATGCCATAATTCTGATTAGTTTGCTAAGGGAAGTTCTCATTGAGGTCAGTGCAAAGGTTAGAGTTCACGTTCTGTAgtactttacatttttcatgttgtttttcagTACATCTCAGGTTTGTTTTCATTTGACCTTTCCTTCATTGGTTTGAGTTGTTTTAGTTTCCTTCTGACATCACAAAGGGAGTTTTTAATTCTATTCTAGAAGGTGCCTCTTTTTTTAAGCCATGTTTGAGCTGATTATGAGAATCTGTCATATTGTAGCATCACAAACTGTATTACAGCTCTAAATAACTAACACTTCAAAACCACTGTGACCATTCGGTTAGTTACTGGAACAGTGAAAGGTACTGGAAGTAACtctatttttcatataatatacTCTATTTTTTCACCTAAGTCAGAAAGACCGATATTAATATTCCTGCGACTGTATTATTGATGTTCTTATTGCAAAAAGGGTTTTCTAGATGTCCGTGTGAAACATGTAAATATCATTCAGGTTTTTGTCTGGCATAGACCTGTTTTGATTGTGTATGCATCAAATATGTGTAGCTCTCTCCTGTACGACCAAATACATGGATTTATGTTTAAtgatcttgtgtgtgtatgtataactGAGGACAGTAAAACTGGCATTTTTGCCTCACCTGCTTCCTTAGAAAACCACCTTTGGACTAGTCTGTGCAATATATGCCTTAAGATTTTATTTGATGTCCTTTTGTACAAGCATTACAGAAAAATAAAGCTTTGTTTTTCATAGATTTGTAGTAATGTTGTGGAGTAATGGAAATTATTTCACTGAGCAAACGTCCAGAAAGGAGTACTGTTGGTTGACTTATGCATGCAAAGAAATGAATTTGAGAATTCACTGTGTTTTGAGTAGATTTAATTATAACATGCTTCATGTTTATATGATGGTTGACTTCATATCTGAGAACTGCTACATATTATAAACAAGATATTCTCAGGGTTTAAGTAACAGTACTTAAGTGGGAGATACTGATAATCCTTTTAAAGAGACATGTAAAAATATGCTTTTCTGCAGGTTTATGGTCTCTCCAATGTAATAGGTTCATTTCTGAGCTGCACAGATTCCGACCTCAAGAGATGGCCAGCTGCAGAGTACAGTGCTTTATACTGTAGTCCcccataaaaacacaaaacacactgcaCAGATTGTTAGCAATGCAACCTGGTTGTATTGAATGATTTTGGAGGAAAATGAAATAATTGGAATGTTTTtgtcacaaaatgtgtttttcttgaCTTCTAAGTGCTGATGTGTTTGTAATGTGTCTGTGCACATGCATGCAGCTGACGCTCTCTGATCGTCTAAATGTCGTCTTTATCTTTGGCCCCGTGTTTGAGAATTCGGGTGAATTCGCCATAGTTAAAGTTGCCCTTTTTGTCAATGGGTGCCTCTCTGAAGAGCTCGTCCACCTCTTCATCTGTGAAACGATCTCCCATGGTGGTCAACAGCTCTCGCAGTTGGTCTTCATGAATGAAACCTGTGAAGATGAGAATCAAACGCACAGCTAGACCAGTTCATTAGTTTAATATATAGATCAAGAGGTATGAGATGAGAACTGCCTCTGAATACTGGagcataatttcagcattttagaTAATCAATAACATATCTTTTATTGCTGAATAAAGTTCTAAAATTCTAATGTATAACCTATATATAGTATTGATGTagcttaaagggatggttcaccttTAGTTGGTCCTCAATGGCTTGCATAGTGTTTTTCACATATGGAACTCAtagggaccagcaactgaaggtgaacgGTCCATTTAAGTCATATTCTatacaatcttaaaaataaaggttccaataGTGGGTTTCATAGTGGTGCCATATAAGAACCAggtttggttcctcaaagaacctttcagtgaatagttcttaaaataaaaattttctcgtagtgtgaagaacattttaataatctaaagaaccttgtGTGGAATGAAAAGTTTAAGGTTCTTTTACGTTAAAAAGTTACCTTAATTTTAAGAGTATATAAGCATTTAGAATATAGAATTAAATGGTATTTATTTCTTATAAGTACTGAATTTATATTCGCATTaccttttcattttattattttctgtgtttattattattattattcactttttacatttttattcatttatatttatatattcccacaaatatttatatattcccacatttctatattaatttgtcaaaataaatatttcctaaatGTCACCTCTCTATAATGGAGACCCAAAACagcatagattaaaaaaaagcatgtataGTAAATGaatagtaaataaatgtaaataaatagtatttattttataaaggaATATATTccgttatttatttttacttttgcaGGTTTGGGCTTTTATATACTACTTTCTGTGATGGTCAGACTCCTTGATATTAAGGCAGTTTTTGTTTTACCGGATCCTTCCTCGTCGAAGCAGGCGAAAGCGTTCCTGATGACGTCCTCCGGGTCGGTTCCGTTGAGCCGTTCTCCAAACATAGTGAGGAACATGGTGAAGTTGATGGGCCCCGGAGCTTCACTCATCATGCCCTCCAGATAATCATCAGATGGGTTCTTCCCTGagcacaggtaacacacacacacacacacacacaagcaaaggtCATTATCTGATATAGAAGACTATTATTATCTCCGTCAGACTCACCCAAAGAGGCCAGCATGTCATGGAGATCCTCTTTATCGATGAATCCGTCTCGGTTCTGGTCGATCATGTTGAAGGCTTCCTTGAACTCTTGGATCTGTGACTGGTCAAACATGGCAAACACGTTTGAAGTGGCTCTCTGTGGCCTCTTCTTAGTGGTCTTTCCCTTCGCTCGCTTGCTGGACATGATGACGGTGTTTCAGGTCTGGAAAGAGCAGATGTTGATTAATGCCTCTGCAATTACAGAGTCCTCCGTTGATGTGCATAGATTTAGACTGGGGATGGTGTGTTTTTGTAGGCCAAGACCTTGAAAGGAGTTCACAAAGCCTTTGCCTGAAAAAAGCTCAAGATATGTTCAAGTTTTAAATACACCCTTATGATTCTTTTAAGCCTTTTAGCTCTCTTATGAAGCAGAGTTATTATTAAGAGTTACATgatatttaataatgttctcaaaaaaaGTCGATAGTCACTATTTTAAGATGTGCCTCTTAACGACTAAGGACTTAGCTGTTTTCGATCACTAGTCAGTTTTGATCTAGAAAACCTTTTATAGCAGAGTCACAAAGTGATGAGCATCAGAGATGATGTTACAGACTGAGCCCGACGTCAACAACACATTTCTCAACCATCTGTTTccaaacacattaaacattaatgagTACATCATTCATTATGAATGTGTAATTAATGTTATTCAGTCTATCCAGATGACCACAGCTAGCTACAGTCATTTTCATATCTGTGTTTTTATTGCTCTTCTATTCATAGTTTCTCAATATCTGCTCAATAAAGTAAGCAAATGCTATGGAATGATCCGTGTATTCCTCCGTTCTGTTCTGTATGCTCAGTGTCTTTATATCACATTAATCTTTCACTGAACAAGAAACCTGTATGTATTTCTCATTCTAGAGTATAATGCTGTGTTATAAACTCTCCTGCTGCATTATTCCTGTGCTGTGTGTTTAGTTTCTTATGAAACAAGACCAGTATTTATGTCACATTAACTAACTACTTAttttcagactgtgtgtgtgtgtgtgtgtgtgtgtgtgtgtgtgtgtgtgtgttgaccacATCACTAGATCACAATGTCCAGATCCACCACAGGATTAAATGGAGGAATTTAAAGACAGACGGCTGAAGGACATTTCCATGCATAATATATTGGATAACAATAAAACTACATAGTTATTTGAATtggttaaacatgtttaaaatataatttcaactgttgatctatataaaatattgttgacatttatttagataaattGGGTTAAACTTGGGTTTAAATATTTGCTGatacatgtttgtttttctttgtcatCGGTGTTACTTTCTATcctgtttttgtgtatttgtctaCAGGATATGACATCATTATGGCGGTAAAACATCATCAGTAAGTATTATCCATGGATTTGATGAATTCTGTTGTTTTCGTTGCTTTGTGTCTCTCTAAAACACACATCGTTATTAAATAACGCAAAACAACATTTCAAAAAGGtggttaaaatatgaaaatgaacttCCTAACTTTAGCACTTATGAATATCCATGAACGACCCAACACTGGCACGTTTTCCCACATTTGTTTTTTGCCTCGGAAATTGGTTTGGCAAGCACACAGAATTCCTCAGTGGCTCTTTTCAGAGAGACATTAGCAAACTATCCAGTCATTTTGCTTCACCAAACTGCAGTGGTGATTAACAACAGTAAAGTTTCACCTCCTctgaataataaaaatctaaaacaaagtTACTCTATCCCTATAGTTGCTCTCTTGATTTCTGTTAATGAGTTGTTTCAGGTTGTGTTCTCCAGCCAGTGGTTACGTCACGGGTCTCACCTCTGACTTCTGACCTCAACAGCACACAAAAAAGACAAGAGCTCTTTTCCAGATGAAGCAATTATGGTCAGCCTGCATGCAAAGTATCCTCAGTAGGACACACTCCTATAAAAGAAATGCATTGAGCCAcactaaaaacaaagaaaaaaactaaagcaaAGCTCTAAAATATCCATCAGATGCTTTTCTCTGCATAATGAGCGATGGTCCTGGATCAGTTTTAGCTTCATAACTGCATCATACGTCACCAGCTCAATCCAGATCTTTCCTCAGTGTCCCATATTCCTACAAAGCTTCTGTGGAAAGCCTTTATAAGACTTTATAGCACATAAAACCAAACCAGAGCACAAGGAGATGTCATAACTCACCTCTGCTTCAGCTGGACTGTGTCTGTGCTGGAAAGTAAGACTGTCTGCTACTCTTTCGGGACACAAAAGTTTCTCCAGAGCATCAGCTTGAGAAAAGTGTCCCTCCCGTTTTACTTTCAGCCAATCAAAGGGCTCCGTTCTCCCAAACAGCCCGCCCACAGCAGGGATTTAGCCATATAAGGGCAAGGAATGTTGAGCCTGTGTCTGTGTAAGACACACAGAGAGTGAGATGAgagtcaacatgaaatgacaGGAAAAGAGATAAGAAAACTGGactcacatctgtgtgtgtgtgtgtgtgtgtgtgtgtgagagagatggatggaatGCGTTTATGTATATTCCACAAAACCACTGAAGAGTTTCCTCAGCATAATTTAGCAGCACAGGGGTTTTCAATCCTATATATTCCATGGACCCTTAAAATATGATCCCCTAAACACGAGGGACCCCATCCTAAAACATAAACTTTATATTTTGATGTGTAAAGACCTAGATTATACTAACTTAAATGGATATACTATAtactaaatacatacatatactatATACACAACGCAGAGTACTAACCACTATGTATATGGCACACTGTGATCGTATAGGGGTTAATACTCTGCGTTGTGGCTGCAGCAAACCAGGTTTGAATCCGGGTCACAACCCATTGCCGTGGAACATACAGGAAGGTTGAGCACTTTGGGGAAGTCgtgacctagtggttagagagtttgacttctaaccctagggttgtgggtttgagtcttgggccggcaataccacgactgaggtgcccttgagcaaggcaccgaaccccaaactgctccctgggcgccgcagcataaattcgtttgttcaaaaaatattattattaattattaaattattaaataaacaaataaatgcaaaaaagagAAACCAATAAATAAACCTTACACAGTCTCCCTCTAGCGGTGCTTTACTGAAACTTGGGGAGCACGAACACACGTCAACATAGGTGCACCGGAAAAGGGCGTGTCCTGAAGCGAGTCCCAGCTTGTCATTGGTTGTCATGTGATTGATGTGCTGACGTGGGCGTGAGCGCTCAGGAAGTTTGTAATGAACCGCTGTTGTGTTTGAGGTAAGAACAGTCGCATTAACTTCATAAGTTCACATTTTTAtggttaaatgtgtttgtttatcagttttttttccagctgaaaCAAGTGTTTAGTTTGTAAAGAGTTGCGTTGTGTTTTTGTTCACTGAAGAGCGAGCGTTGCTACATTCTGACACGTTCGAGTCTCTGGATTGTTACATGTTTATCCttataatataaagttttttttttttttttacttataaacgaGGGTTTTGTAAGCAAATTTGTAATACTGTTTGTAAATTTTATGGTTTTGATGCTTGACAATAGACATGTAGTCGGACAAAACAACACTTATTGGTCTTTTTACTCTGGAAgtcattgaattgaattgaattgaattaattaatttatttcgaGCGATATATAATGACACCTAACAAGGCCAATAAAGaaacatttgattcatttatacaataaattaaattcatcATACTTACGTCATACTTTAACAACACTCTGGAAGTCATTGATTTAAGTTGTTTTTACTGTTCAGTTGACTTTCTCAGTATCAGCAGAGTTTCCCCATCTTAAACATTTCAAATGGTGTTTAACAAGGctttttctctcatgttttcattctTAGCGAGGgtttgtagatatatatatatatatataatgaggtGCAGTTTTCTGTTGGCTGAAGAGAGATGTGTCATTTCTGCTTTGGTTTGCAAAGTAACCCACATCTATTATTTTAGATGTTAAAAGATTGTCTTTGGTTAGCCTTTATCAGTCCTGATCAAATATGATTCTGTGCTGCTGGTTTCCTCTTCAATGCTTTGTTTGCCTTGACTTGTGATAAACTTGTGGTGAAGTTTTTCTCAGTTGTCAGAATCATTAACATGAGACTGAGATGCTATGTTAAGTACCGTTCAAAggtttatcataaaaaaaaaacagtattttaatattaattataatattgtatttttataataaaattaaaatgatataataaatcgatttaaaaaaatgactgtaaaggcatttatatgttatataacaattatatttaaaaaataaatgctgttgttttgaatttcttttaaatttatcaAATAATCTTGGAAAGAAAgtgtatcatagtttccacaaaaatattgggcagctgttttcaatattgataatgctccaaatatatatatttatttttttcgaaaagcaaatcagcatattagattgatttctgatcatgtgacactgaagatgcatttattttacgatacattcacatagaaaacacttattttattagAAATGACTGAGTTGTAAACATGCTGAAATGAGACAGATTTTGAGGTATGTGTTAATAAATTCTGGCTTGTTTAGAGGTCATTAAGGTCATGAGGATGATCTTGTGCACTTACTCGTGTGTGATGTCAGCGTTAAAGGAGTTGAGTCTTCGTCAAGAGAAATAAGATGATGAGCCGAAGCTACATCGACATTGTCTGTCAATTTAGAGCGTGGTCCGACAGAATTAGAGCCGATCTGTTCTCTtactgtctgtttctctctcaaacacacacacattagcagaTGAAAAGAATAGCTGAGCTTGTTACAAACTGCTGGCACGGCtttcatgctgtgtgtgtgtgtgtgatgttttcaTGTTTAGATGGTTTAATGTTGGAATATTAGTTTTTAATGCTGCGTGTCAGATCACAGTGTTTGTGTGATGGGTTacagatgttgtgtgtgtgtgtgtgtgtgtgtgtgagagagagagagagagagggaacagtTGAATGCACTGGGTTCACCTTCTTTGTTAGTTTCGCACTCGTCCATCACAGAATAAGGGATTGAATGGCTCTGGACGTGGATAGTTCAGTTAGTCAGCGCTTAACTCATCTCTAGGATGAAGGAGGTTTAACTCCTCGATGGCTGCTGAAGGGTGGAGGGCTCCAGGTTTTAAAggacttcatcatcatcatcatcatcatcatcgtgtgTCACTCTGGGTAGGTTCTCATGGTGGATCATCAGAGCAGGAGAACAGTGATGATAGGGCACTTTTTAACCCTGTGAAGCTTATTGTCTAATATTTAATACACGAAAGCCTCtaaatcatcatcttcatcagaaCTTTGCTGCTAAACACGTCACTCACTGTCTTCTCCGAGCCTTCTGGCGTCTAACTGATAGCTTAGACTTTTTAGAAAGGGAAATCAAATATGATCATTCATCTCTCAAAAATtgtaatgcattgcattatatgttttgatcATCAAACTTATCATTCAAACATCGTCTAGCTGAGACATATTATTGGTGATATTGAGTGACGACTGAAATTTCTATCATTTTGGTGGATTTCATTGATTTACAACCATCAGAAtttcatcataaataacaaaatttttgcacaatttgggcctctgaataaaaacatgttttttcttcCATATTTTCATGATATCAGACTAtctgagccataaaagcctgctGTATCAAAATATGATAATCAACAGAAATGCAAActtctttcttttcattaatatttttgtctGACTTTTATTTGAtgtgtcaggctttacagggttaaaatcTGTTTGTGGCACAAGGAGgtaatttctgtaattttaaatatgcacacaaatatgcattttaatgcaaGAAATCTCTTTaggttgatatatatatttttgtttgaccGCTGTGAGCTTGAATGAAAAAGGAGAGGTTTCAACTCGTCAAGGTGTTTCTTAATGTCAACAAATCATATTTCACGCTATTAACCTTCTCCTTATTTCCTgtactgatcttattgtgaataATTCATCAGTGCAGGTTATTCTAAAGGAAAATACACTAAAACACCAAAGAGATCTTCTAGTCTGTTATTGCGTAACATGCATTTGTCAGATATATATTGTGTCAAAATCCAGTTTTACAAATGTTGGCAATGTAGTTTTTGGCATGGCTTCAGATCTTCTAGCATGTCATGATAATAAACAGCTGTGCTTTGAGACTCGGGAACATCTCTGAAGACAGTGAGGGGACGTCAGGAAGCATCTGATCTTTGTCTGTTGCTCTTCAGTCCCAGACCATGAACTACGTGGGTCATCTGGCCGAGACGGTGTTTGTGACCGTGAAGGAGCTGTATCGCGGTCTGAATCCGGCTACGCTCACCGGTGGCATCGACGTCATCGTGGTCCGTCAGCCCGATGGCAGATACCAGTGCTCACCGTTTCACGTGCGCTTCGGGAAACTCGGCGTCCTGCGCTCCAAAGAGAAAGTGGTGAGGTGGAAATGTGTTCAGATGAAGTTACCTACCATCAGTTATcagttattttatgtttatgttctgAACATCTGCGTGATGGCTTCGTTAAAGCTGTCAGAAGAACTAACCAAATCTAAACACCAGACGGCTGTTGTTTGCAGGAAATAGATATCAGGATATGCAAGCGTTTTCATAAATGTGTCATAAACACAGCTACCACATTTtgtcagaatgaaaaaaaaaaatgcttttgaaatttgacttatgtttttttttattattatttaacagcaaTGTTAatcaatttacatttaattacttattttacaGAAACGGCAGTCacattttaacttatttaacttaacttgttaatttattttcattggtAGTCACATTTCCATTCAAGAGCAATTACATTTCACTTCctaaatgaaattatgcatttcatAAAATTTGCTGTCCAATGCGGAGTTAAAATTCCagtgctgtaaaataataatatgactgtaatatttttgtaaaataaaaactaagatt from Carassius auratus strain Wakin chromosome 6, ASM336829v1, whole genome shotgun sequence includes:
- the tgif2 gene encoding homeobox protein TGIF2 isoform X2 produces the protein MSDSDPCEDDSYPLNLSTSGRRSGSAAKRRRRGNLPKESVQVLREWLYEHRFNAYPSEQEKLSLSEQTHLSVSQICNWFINARRRLLPDLLRKDGKDPTQFTMSRRTSKPDRSASPECPTSSARPSVICPAPTLDLRLLGNTATAILAGAGCLPSSGNQDGIQALMQLDTRGLLRREGLTGDQYLTTIPLTSTFVPTLGAVSPTGLLFNTPPPTPPELCPQDFSDLKLLVDAALQRAAEQEISQQKEQTMQQPSESSRAIVQNCNSETPSRDESNVAPSLTENAVLPVSVPVMSHAFPGLPVDLSKAGVSDAESGSIASSGMWSVRQPGPPADVVSHTWVSQYTRNTEAVN
- the tgif2 gene encoding homeobox protein TGIF2 isoform X1 — encoded protein: MKPNKRAFEEDQNGDTEFSAMSDSDPCEDDSYPLNLSTSGRRSGSAAKRRRRGNLPKESVQVLREWLYEHRFNAYPSEQEKLSLSEQTHLSVSQICNWFINARRRLLPDLLRKDGKDPTQFTMSRRTSKPDRSASPECPTSSARPSVICPAPTLDLRLLGNTATAILAGAGCLPSSGNQDGIQALMQLDTRGLLRREGLTGDQYLTTIPLTSTFVPTLGAVSPTGLLFNTPPPTPPELCPQDFSDLKLLVDAALQRAAEQEISQQKEQTMQQPSESSRAIVQNCNSETPSRDESNVAPSLTENAVLPVSVPVMSHAFPGLPVDLSKAGVSDAESGSIASSGMWSVRQPGPPADVVSHTWVSQYTRNTEAVN
- the myl9b gene encoding myosin regulatory light polypeptide 9b, translated to MSSKRAKGKTTKKRPQRATSNVFAMFDQSQIQEFKEAFNMIDQNRDGFIDKEDLHDMLASLGKNPSDDYLEGMMSEAPGPINFTMFLTMFGERLNGTDPEDVIRNAFACFDEEGSGFIHEDQLRELLTTMGDRFTDEEVDELFREAPIDKKGNFNYGEFTRILKHGAKDKDDI